From a region of the Candida albicans SC5314 chromosome 1, complete sequence genome:
- the PHO8 gene encoding Pho8p (Putative repressible vacuolar alkaline phosphatase; Rim101-induced transcript; regulated by Tsa1, Tsa1B in minimal media at 37 deg; possibly adherence-induced) — translation MAFIFPKLLNLTTLALAVYLYLFTTVDAAPVDNSKPKKKNIILLIGDGFGPSGVTLARHYKQVKNNLSPRDLLFMDSFLIGTQRTSSNSSFITDSAAAGTALATGHKTINGQISVDVNKKPVGAIGEALKLLGYTVGLVVTTSVGDATPCVWVSHAESRSDQDLIVEQMVGQTHPMGPVADLIIGGGRDWFIGLDQGGKRRDNRSLIEEVQKNGTWTYVGDRAGFDSLDKGKNASLPLLGLFAKDNYPYRIDRKDSEYPNLVEQTQVALNALTEHTKDNDKGFFLMVESSRIDHSGHENCVQAHAQEALEYDQVINLVHNYTKNADIDTVVVATADHETGGLVLNQKTPNDFKVVFNATHSGEYLAKQILTYKEQDKLADFVKETVIEQGLGLTNYTDEEVTRLVNIAQKNSTTTATTLGVAIANLTSSRAKAYWGSLDHTSVDVDLYAFSNADYLQQKVTNVREGLAGFHENTDFSVFIKSIEDIDLDKATELVANVRTKY, via the coding sequence ATGGCTTTTATCTTtccaaaattattaaaccTTACCACATTGGCTTTGGCCGTATACTTATACTTGTTCACCACTGTTGATGCTGCTCCTGTTGATAACTCTAAacctaaaaagaaaaacattattttgttaataGGTGATGGGTTTGGTCCAAGTGGTGTCACTTTAGCTCGTCATTATAAACAAGTTAAAAACAACTTGTCCCCAAGAGATCTTTTATTCATGGACTCATTCTTGATTGGTACCCAAAGAACATCATCCAATTCATCTTTTATTACTGATTCTGCTGCTGCTGGTACTGCATTAGCCACTGGTCACAAAACCATCAATGGTCAAATCTCAGTTGATGTCAATAAGAAACCAGTGGGTGCTATTGGTGAAGCTCTTAAATTGTTGGGTTACACCGTTGGACTTGTTGTCACTACTTCAGTTGGTGATGCTACTCCATGTGTTTGGGTCAGTCACGCTGAATCAAGATCCGACCAAGATCTTATTGTTGAACAAATGGTTGGTCAAACTCACCCAATGGGTCCAGTCGctgatttgattattggtggtggtagagACTGGTTTATTGGTCTTGACCAAGGTGGTAAAAGAAGAGATAATAGAAGTTTGATTGAAGAAGTCCAAAAGAATGGTACTTGGACATATGTTGGTGACAGAGCTGGTTTTGACAGTTTGGACAAGGGTAAGAATGCTTCTTTACCATTATTAGGTTTATTTGCCAAAGACAACTATCCATACAGAATTGACCGTAAAGATTCTGAATATCCCAACTTGGTTGAACAAACTCAGGTAGCTTTAAATGCTTTAACTGAACACACCAAGGATAATGATAAaggtttctttttgatgGTTGAAAGTTCCAGAATTGATCATTCTGGTCACGAAAATTGTGTTCAAGCCCATGCTCAAGAAGCCCTTGAATACGATCAAGTTATTAACTTGGTTCACAACTATACCAAGAATGCCGATATCGATACCGTTGTTGTTGCCACAGCTGATCACGAAACTGGTGGTCTTGTTCTTAACCAAAAAACACCAAATGATTTCAAAGTTGTTTTTAATGCTACTCATTCTGGTGAGTACTTAGCTAAACAAATCTTGACTTATAAAGAACAAGACAAATTAGCTGATTTTGTCAAAGAAACTGTTATTGAACAAGGTTTGGGATTGACCAACTACACTGACGAAGAAGTTACTAGACTCGTTAATATTGCTCAAAAGAActctactactactgccACCACTCTTGGTGTTGCTATTGCCAACTTGACTTCATCAAGAGCCAAAGCTTACTGGGGATCTCTTGACCACACTTCAGTTGACGTTGATTTGTACGCTTTTTCCAATGCTGATtatcttcaacaaaaaGTTACTAATGTTAGGGAAGGATTGGCTGGTTTCCACGAAAACACTGATTTCAGTGTCTTTATCAAGTCAATTGAGGATATTGATTTAGACAAAGCTACTGAATTAGTTGCCAATGTCAGAACTAAATATTAA
- a CDS encoding uncharacterized protein (Ortholog(s) have ubiquitin protein ligase binding activity and role in positive regulation of receptor internalization, protein ubiquitination, ubiquitin-dependent endocytosis), giving the protein MSLLARVLQISSDKHSTKKSSSASTTITPVSSRTSQVSKSSSSPPQSVNQSPHSAYTLSINIESPPIVLYGAPGDCTGSIISGILKLTNEDSIELENVTLSLVQTMQYTKPFTLPNSSSVSGCKKCNTRVTDLARWDILTVATSFPPGEHAYPFSHLLPGSLPPTSKLGSLHSQSFIKYELVAVVTDTDGKVKKLVIPVNIARSIIRGPDRNSVRIFPPTEVTTNAVLPNVIYPKATFPIELKIDNIVSSSQQRRWRMRKLSWRIEENTKVRAYTCEKHIPKLQMVEKAYSKSSKANLPHTTGTKTSSMHHSTVLTNISLMTSPSNLESQPQNLDDGIPDSEPLNDAEHDIEETIRSGPSHAHENFIEDFVNPNQRNSTTHESDLSVQPSIQTPQPRDTDKHLYLEETRTVSYGDIKSGWKSDFSGRGKIELVANINTTNCSTGMINHINMLSSEDAPIVLDTKKGANFSCDIDDPTLGVFVSHTMIVEVVIAEELVHNLERKRAGSGTSKDLAPVQSRSSVVSNDGGKSSSSGPVQMGVPTGAARVLRMQFKLPVTERSGLGIAWDDEVPPTYEDVSTLSPPTYNDHTSSSFTITPVMSDSERPTPNVLYGRGETPVIGNFGLDLSHVNSIDAMVDNIQEFSL; this is encoded by the coding sequence ATGTCTTTACTTGCGAGAGTGTTGCAGATATCTTCAGATAAACATCTGACGaagaaatcatcatcagcaCTGACAACAATAACTCCGGTGAGTTCCAGAACTTCGCAGGTATCGAAGAGTTCATCCTCCCCACCACAATCGGTGAATCAATCACCTCATTCTGCATACACATTATCCATCAACATTGAATCTCCACCTATAGTATTATACGGAGCTCCTGGTGATTGCACAGGGTCGATAATATCAGGAATATTGAAACTAACAAATGAAGATAGTATTGAGTTGGAAAATGTCACTCTATCACTTGTTCAAACCATGCAATATACAAAACCATTCACTTTACCCAACTCTTCTTCTGTGTCAGGCTGTAAGAAGTGCAACACACGTGTTACAGACTTGGCAAGATGGGATATATTGACGGTAGCAACGAGTTTCCCACCAGGTGAACATGCATATCCCTTTTCTCATCTCTTACCTGGGTCATTACCACCGACCTCAAAATTGGGGTCATTGCATTCACAATCATTTATAAAGTATGAGCTTGTGGCAGTTGTAACAGACACCGATGGGAAAGTGAAGAAATTAGTGATACCAGTGAACATTGCTCGACTGATTATCAGAGGCCCAGATAGAAATTCGGTCAGGATCTTCCCACCTACAGAAGTAACAACAAATGCTGTTTTACCCAATGTTATCTATCCAAAGGCGACATTCCCCATAGAACTTAAAATAGACAACATAGTGAGTAGTTCACAGCAAAGACGTTGGAGGATGAGAAAGTTGAGTTGGAGAATCGAAGAAAATACAAAAGTGAGGGCATACACTTGTGAAAAGCATATTCCCAAATTACAAATGGTTGAAAAAGCATATAGTAAATCTTCCAAAGCAAATTTGCCCCACACAACCGGTACCAAAACCTCAAGCATGCACCATAGTACAGTGTTGACTAATATCTCATTGATGACCAGTCCATCAAATTTGGAGTCACAACCACAAAATTTAGATGATGGCATCCCTGACAGTGAGCCACTAAATGATGCTGAACATGACATTGAAGAAACAATTAGAAGCGGGCCTTCACACGCACACGAGAATTTTATCGAGGATTTCGTTAATCCGAATCAAAGAAACAGCACTACACATGAACTGGATTTATCAGTTCAGCCTTCGATCCAAACCCCACAACCTAGAGACACTGATAAACATTTGTATTTAGAAGAAACAAGAACAGTTAGTTATGGAGATATCAAATCGGGTTGGAAATCGGATTTCTCAGGACGGGGAAAAATTGAGTTGGTGGCAAATATCAATACAACCAATTGTTCCACCGGGATGATCAATCATATAAATATGTTAAGTAGCGAAGATGCACCTATTGTTTTGGATACTAAAAAAGGTGCAAATTTTTCCTGCGATATTGATGATCCAACATTGGGAGTATTTGTTAGCCATACAATGATTGTCGAAGTGGTGATTGCAGAAGAATTGGTTCACAATTTGGAGAGGAAAAGAGCAGGTTCAGGGACATCTAAGGACTTGGCTCCAGTTCAATCCAGATCCAGTGTTGTCTCAAACGATGGTGGTAAATCCTCATCTAGTGGTCCTGTTCAAATGGGTGTGCCTACTGGGGCCGCAAGAGTATTGCGTATGCAGTTTAAATTGCCAGTTACCGAAAGATCAGGATTGGGAATTGCGTGGGATGATGAAGTACCTCCAACCTATGAGGACGTGAGCACTTTAAGTCCTCCTACATACAATGATCatacatcatcatcatttacGATAACTCCTGTTATGTCTGATAGTGAGAGACCAACCCCAAATGTTCTTTATGGTAGAGGAGAAACTCCTGTAATAGGAAACTTTGGATTGGATCTATCACACGTAAATAGTATTGACGCTATGGTCGACAACATTCAAGAATTTTCGTTATAA
- a CDS encoding uncharacterized protein (BED zinc finger protein; predicted DNA binding protein; Spider biofilm repressed) — translation MNNSFISKASPDHSSATVISGESHLQQQQQHHQNELDTVVTAAQLQQLKQGTSNKPLPTEQEQKNTILTQQHVSSSQQHHTFMEPLSQSSLVKNTPIKSESKRKNKPGKKFGAKKRSWVWTWFDQDLHDTNIAKCTYCNKVIIRFASDKGSPKKLLEHLKTHKININSINFARPVPIDGTGMTYSSSGQPLSQPSHNGIKKEPGSNQTHTSQLSDLSLQLASSRDTDNKESLNGTSGPGQPFNSSRFRINVVKFLTENKLSMDVLKSNSFRQLVYDLRPESVNDISEVTSMYDAFLECTRYSPAEPGNTDSNLRVNGSNT, via the coding sequence ATGAACAACTCATTTATACTGAAAGCAAGTCCTGATCACAGTTCTGCAACAGTAATATCGGGAGAGTCTCATCtacaacagcaacaacaacatcatcaaaatGAACTAGATACAGTAGTTACTGCAGctcaattacaacaacTCAAACAGGGCACATCTAATAAGCCATTACCTACAGAgcaagaacaaaaaaatacaatattGACACAACAACATGTCAGTTCAAGTCAACAACATCATACATTTATGGAACCATTATCACAGTCCTCATTAGTAAAAAACACTCCAATCAAATCTGAGCTGAAACGAAAGAACAAACCAGGGAAGAAATTTGGTGCCAAGAAGAGGTCTTGGGTATGGACATGGTTTGATCAAGATCTACACGATACCAACATTGCCAAATGTACATATTGCAATAAGGTAATTATAAGATTTGCATCAGATAAAGGGTCACCGAAGAAATTACTTGAGCATTTGAAAACtcacaaaataaatataaactcaatcaattttgctCGACCAGTACCGATAGATGGGACTGGGATGACTTATTCTAGTTCTGGCCAGCCGTTATCACAACCTCTGCATAATGGCATTAAAAAAGAACCAGGAAGTAATCAAACTCATACTTCTCAGCTTTCTGACCTATCATTACAATTGGCAAGTAGCAGGGATACTGACAATAAAGAAAGCTTAAACGGAACTTCTGGTCCTGGTCAGCCGTTCAACTCATCCAGGTTTCGTATAAATGTGGTTAAATTTCTTactgaaaataaattatctaTGGATGTCTTGAAATCAAACTCTTTTCGACAATTGGTCTATGATTTGCGGCCAGAATCAGTTAATGATATACTGGAAGTAACGAGTATGTATGATGCATTTCTAGAATGTACTCGATACAGTCCTGCTGAGCCGGGAAATACCGACTCTAATTTAAGAGTTAACGGAAGCAATACATGA
- the FGR41 gene encoding Fgr41p (Putative GPI-anchored adhesin-like protein; transposon mutation affects filamentous growth; Spider biofilm repressed) encodes MKISNLIPAYLLPFSLFCQVLGAPTNGKRGNVVVVKVKTTVQQTQTDIQTISEATGTTTNYLINTSTETFTRYTATVTSTVYGVPHTYTTVATTPVSAADVIPNSENEVKSSPTESPVEQETSTSSTSVATTTTPVAKNPVSSQETSTPTPVPPETTSTSSSLLSSSQQTTTLAQVSETAINDTTESSGPTITGSVSSQTTDSWIIENISTVTSDGTCFVNYDYYYATETDDAEETTTLTSTITTTVTLN; translated from the coding sequence atGAAGATTTCCAACTTAATTCCAGCTTATTTGTTACCATTTTCCTTATTTTGTCAAGTTTTAGGTGCTCCCACTAATGGTAAACGTGGTaacgttgttgttgtcaaaGTGAAAACAACTGTGCAACAAACCCAAACTGATATTCAAACCATCAGTGAAGCAACGggtacaacaacaaactatTTGATAAATACCAGTACTGAAACCTTTACCAGGTATACTGCTACTGTCACTTCTACCGTTTATGGAGTTCCTCATACTTATACCACAGTTGCTACTACACCAGTTTCTGCAGCTGATGTTATTCCTAATAGCGAAAATGAAGTTAAGTCCTCCCCTACAGAAAGTCCCGTGGAACAAGaaacttcaacttcttcCACCTCTGTCGCTACTACCACAACTCCTGTTGCTAAGAACCCGGTTTCATCACAAGAAACTTCTACCCCAACCCCAGTTCCACCTGAAACAACATCAACTTCTAGCTCTTTGCTATCATCTTCACAACAAACTACAACTTTAGCTCAAGTTTCGGAAACTGCTATTAATGATACTACAGAAAGTAGTGGGCCTACAATTACTGGTTCGGTGAGCTCACAAACAACTGATTCATGGATAATTGAAAACATATCCACTGTCACTTCTGATGGTACTTGTTTTGTCAATTATGATTACTACTATGCTACTGAAACTGATGATGCTGAAGAAACCACTACATTAACTTCAACAATCACTACAACTGTCACTCTCAATTGA
- a CDS encoding uncharacterized protein (Ortholog(s) have endoplasmic reticulum, ribosome localization), with product MIEVLITVVPAVLWLLYRFFSVLQTPVEKLIEDLNIEIPHTPILCIDSISERSIVIHWDIEIKFDENLYYVIVVNEQEAATLTSTSCRLNNLTPHQLYQIEIIAVNSITNFKSQSKPVFVHTSNDKELDGIVNVDHLETEIKEIEPISGTLDQSALETITIDQIKNIKDSNLLNDYIVKFQNELAKTNTEYKQFQSSISQEHETLQRDLSHHKREFEEESDNKSKKDHDLKSLERKKDNLSFQKSKLTTQLNALKNTLSLFNTKFEENENKIKKLREKNTHALNTEDQEKTKIKQEVDSIKQKISNTKSDIEKTEENMKLIALERKELISILNQLKPLIDAFNQAGSSNTQSDNNGVSQLSPSSLSSTTTANTTSVSNTSTTATATNNTATSVFNRDGSLSKNAFDAIVKIIQIVPSWQDEIMHEINQYQEFEQNWKEAFRAEIKKFVSIHQALEVARMNLDQNYQPVKMTEYQASIEFGGFSNALPKPKFNGKRNLSPTEDHLKQNNNFYNYYGNVYSKEESDGELGSPHSQQQVLLKQQQQQPQPQQHQPSPPPIAPQVLSNNDYLPNNSFGHQEQPYISLDQINAAHNLDLNSGNTLMPIDTSISTNNLASTHLNGFPYDDNIYTRGINSPLPLHNNAALNYGDYNSLLYRYSSPSLTQSNSNLADGVWGTMTNNGNNLSANDLLNPTQQSGFLISPSQSTNIWLDDKSQNSLLNPTNGTHTRAVSSNSQIWRNDATSLNGGGGSNPIRGFDFGGVSTQGNGDFSPFGNNISIHNPTDSLYGVNSSNTQVNDQQLQSQPQSHFQQQQPHPNLTSFKSDNDENDSVIGGTEQFFK from the coding sequence ATGATAGAGGTGTTAATAACTGTAGTACCTGCAGTTCTATGGCTTTTATACAGATTTTTTCTGGTTCTACAAACACCAgtagaaaaattgattgaagatttgaatATCGAGATTCCTCATACCCCAATATTATGTATCGATTCCATTTCTGAAAGATCTATTGTGATTCATTGggatattgaaattaaattcGATGAAAACTTGTATTATGTGATTGTGGTGAATGAACAAGAGGCAGCGACATTGACTTCTACGTCTTGTagattgaataatttgacACCCCATCAACTATATCagattgaaattattgcTGTGAATTCAAtaaccaatttcaaatcacaATCCAAGCCAGTATTTGTTCATACCTCCAATGACAAAGAACTAGATGGGATTGTCAATGTTGATCATTTGGAGACCGAGATCAAAGAGATCGAACCTATTAGTGGGACCTTAGATCAATCAGCATTGGAAACCATAACCATAGACCAAATCAAGAATATCAAAGattcaaatttgttgaatgaTTATATTgtcaaatttcaaaatgaaTTGGCCAAGACCAACACTgaatataaacaatttcaatcgAGTATTTCTCAAGAACATGAAACTTTACAACGAGATTTGAGTCATCACAAACGAGAATTTGAAGAGGAATCGGATAACAAACTGAAAAAAGACCatgatttaaaatcattggaaagaaagaaagataatctttcatttcaaaaatcaaaactaaCGACTCAATTAAATGCATTAAAAAATACCctttcattatttaatacaaaatttgaagagaatgaaaataaaatcaaaaaattacgTGAAAAGAACACTCATGCGTTGAATACAGaagatcaagaaaaaacaaaaattaaacaagaggttgattcaataaaacAGAAAATATCCAATACTAAATCGGATATAGAAAAAACTGAAGAAAATATGAAACTCATTGCattagaaagaaaagagttAATTTCTATCTTGAACCAATTAAAACCACTTATAGATGCATTCAATCAAGCGGGGAGCTCCAATACACAATCAGATAACAATGGTGTATCCCAATTACTGCCTTCGTCATTATCATCGACAACAACAGCCAACACCACATCCGTTTCCAACACTTCtacaacagcaacagcaacaaatAACACTGCCACATCAGTTTTCAATAGAGACGGCTCGTTGTCCAAAAATGCATTTGATGCAATTGTAaagataattcaaattgttcCTTCCTGGCAAGATGAAATTATGCATGAGATCAATCAATACCAAGAGTTTGAACAGAATTGGAAAGAAGCATTTAGAGCCGAgatcaagaaatttgtATCTATTCATCAGGCTTTAGAGGTTGCAAGAATGAATTTAgatcaaaattatcaaccGGTAAAGATGACAGAATATCAAGCTTCAATAGAATTTGGAGGCTTTAGTAATGCTttaccaaaaccaaaatttaATGGTAAAAGAAACTTATCGCCAACTGAAGatcatttgaaacaaaataacaatttctATAATTACTATGGCAATGTTTATTCAAAAGAGGAATCAGATGGTGAATTGGGATCACCACAttctcaacaacaagtacTCTTGaagcaacagcaacagcagccACAgccacaacaacatcaaccaCTGCCACCGCCAATTGCTCCTCAAGTATTATCCAACAATGATTATTTACCAAACAATTCATTTGGTCATCAAGAACAGCCATATATTAGTTTGGATCAGATTAATGCTGCCCataatttggatttgaatAGTGGGAATACATTGATGCCGATAGATACTTCcatatcaacaaataatcTTGCATCAACCCATCTTAACGGATTCCCATATGACGATAATATTTATACTAGAGGAATCAATTCGCCACTTCCGTTGCATAACAATGCGGCTTTGAATTATGGTGATTATAATTCGTTATTGTACAGATACAGCTCACCTTCTTTAACTCAAAGTAACAGTAATTTAGCTGATGGGGTTTGGGGTACTATGACAAATAATGGTAACAATTTAAGTGCTAACGATTTATTGAATCCAACTCAACAATCTggttttttgatttctccatcacaatcaacaaatatttgGTTAGATGATAAGAGTCAAAACTCATTGTTAAATCCAACAAATGGTACACATACCAGGGCAGTTTCCAGTAACTCACAGATTTGGAGAAATGATGCTACCAGCCTTAATGGAGGAGGAGGTAGTAATCCGATCCgtggttttgattttggtggGGTATCTACACAAGGCAATGGTGATTTTTCACCATTTGGTAACAATATTAGTATCCACAACCCCACTGATAGCTTGTACGGAGTCAATCTGTCGAATACACAAGTGAATGACCAACAGCTACAGTCACAGCCGCAGTCACACtttcagcaacaacaaccacatCCAAATTTGACTTCTTTCAAGagtgataatgatgaaaatgattcGGTTATTGGAGGAACAGAACAGTTTTTCAAATAG
- the GLY1 gene encoding Gly1p (L-threonine aldolase; complements glycine auxotrophy of S. cerevisiae shm1 shm2 gly1-1 triple mutant; macrophage/pseudohyphal-induced; the GLY1 locus has an RFLP and is triploid in strain SGY269; flow model biofilm induced): MTADEEETFTTFNEFRSDTFTVPTRAMVEDGFMNATFGDSVYQEDETTLRLESKMCEITGKPAALFCVSGTMSNQIGLRANLVQPPYSILCDYRAHVFLHEAGGLATLSQAMVHPVRPSNGNYLTFEDVLANVTYDDGDIHAAPTKVISLENTLHGIIIPIEEIRKISEFCRENDIRLHLDGARLWNASVATGISIKEYCSYFDSVSLCLSKSLGAPIGSVLVGDEKFIRKANHFKKQSGGGIRQAGIMSAMAIHAIDYNLSKLELSHNYAKQIGDFCQEHGIKLESPVDTSLVFLDLKANKMDPNRLVELGRTKYNVKLMGQRIACHFQLSQESVDNVKKCILECFEYHQKHPHKDDGRNNKKMYSFDAIKK; this comes from the coding sequence ATGACAGCagacgaagaagaaacttTTACCACCTTTAATGAGTTCAGAAGCGATACATTCACTGTTCCAACTAGGGCCATGGTTGAAGATGGATTTATGAATGCCACATTTGGTGATTCCGTATACCAAGAAGACGAAACCACATTACGTTTGGAAAGTAAAATGTGTGAGATAACTGGGAAACCAGCAGCTTTATTTTGTGTTAGTGGAACCAtgtcaaatcaaattggatTAAGAGCTAATCTTGTTCAACCTCCATATAGTATATTATGTGACTACCGTGCTCATGTGTTTTTACATGAAGCTGGTGGATTGGCTACATTGAGTCAAGCTATGGTACATCCAGTTCGACCATCAAATGGAAATTACTTGACCTTTGAAGATGTTTTGGCAAATGTAACTTATGATGATGGAGATATTCATGCTGCTCCAACCAAAGTAATCTCATTGGAAAATACCTTACACGGAATCATAATTCCAATAGAAGAAATACGTAAAATCAGTGAATTTTGTCGTGAAAATGATATCAGATTGCATTTAGACGGGGCCAGATTATGGAATGCTAGTGTGGCAACCGGAATTAGTATTAAAGAATACTGTTCATATTTTGACAGTGTTTCATTATGTTTATCCAAGTCATTGGGAGCACCAATTGGTTCAGTATTGGTTGGagatgaaaaattcattcGTAAAGCTAACCATttcaaaaaacaaagtgGTGGAGGAATAAGGCAGGCCGGTATAATGTCTGCTATGGCCATACATGCTATTGATTATAATCTTTCAAAACTTGAATTATCACACAATTATGCTAAACAAATTGGCGACTTTTGCCAAGAACACGGAATCAAATTGGAATCACCAGTGGATACCAGTCTTGTGTTTCTCGATTTGAAGGCCAATAAAATGGATCCGAATAGATTAGTTGAATTGGGAAGAACAAAGTATAACGTCAAGCTTATGGGACAAAGAATAGCATGTCATTTCCAATTGAGTCAAGAAAGTGTTGATAATGTGAAGAAATGTATTTTAGAGTGTTTTGAATATCATCAAAAACATCCTCATAAAGATGATGGTAGGAATAATAAGAAGATGTATAGTTTTGACGccattaaaaaataa
- a CDS encoding glycerophosphocholine acyltransferase (Protein of unknown function; oral infection upregulated gene; upregulated in strains from HIV+ patients with oral candidiasis; mutants have reduced ability to damage oral epithelial cells; transcript possibly regulated upon hyphal formation), with product MSSLSRSNSTGSVPYLDMSKLMFANDFDFGLHLNEMKTKTKQKLHTKNLELDKLQEIINQRLQNFDKRVHKQLESSATEKAFYATSVFLIFCAGFIIGKYPIYFPYFHTALFVVLMPIRFYTYFKSSFQYYLADLCYYVNLLLMLFIWVFPESPTLFVSVFSLSLGTLSWAVITWRNSLVLHSIEKTTSSFIHVMPPVTMFVMVHELPEEYIKSRYPGIAAIDNWNFVASIITTSIYYTIWQVSYHYFISIRKKDQIEKGKVTSFSYLKNKNKSTPLGKFVNGLPYLWMQTLAFTLIQFFYQVLTMTPCPIWFKYKHACGAFVVFIFLWASYNGATYYIDVFGKRLEKEVDKLKKEVINLQQENEKIKNSPVQRPVNGSVDDVGALDEDLNSESKEKEQVESTDDKGVTP from the coding sequence ATGTCTTCATTATCAAGAAGCAACTCAACTGGTTCAGTACCATACCTTGACATGTCAAAATTGATGTTTGCCAAcgattttgattttggtttaCACCTCAATGAAATGAAAACCAAAACGAAACAAAAACTTCATACTAAAAACTTGGAATTGGACAAGTTACAGgaaataatcaatcaaagaCTCCAGAATTTTGATAAACGAGTCCATAAACAACTTGAAAGTTCAGCGACGGAAAAGGCGTTTTATGCTACTTCGgtctttttgattttttgtgCCGGGTTTATCATTGGTAAATATCCAATTTACTTTCCTTATTTTCATACTGCGTTGTTTGTGGTGTTAATGCCAATTCGTTTTTATACCTACTTTAAACTGTCCTTCCAATATTATTTAGCTGATTTGTGTTATTACGTCAACTTGTTACTAATGTTGTTCATTTGGGTATTCCCTGAATCGCCTACCTTGTTTGTTTCAGTGTTTTCTTTGTCGTTGGGAACGTTATCGTGGGCAGTAATTACATGGAGAAACTCGTTAGTTTTACATTCGATCGAAAAGACTACATCGTCATTTATCCATGTGATGCCGCCGGTTACCATGTTTGTGATGGTGCATGAATTACCCGAGGAATATATCAAGCTGCGTTATCCTGGTATTGCTGCTATTGATAACTGGAACTTTGTTGCCAGCATAATTACCACCTCGATATATTATACAATCTGGCAAGTTtcatatcattattttatttcGATCAGAAAGAAggatcaaattgaaaaggGGAAAGTCACTTCATTCctgtatttgaaaaataaaaacaaaagcaCACCATTAGGAAAATTTGTCAATGGGTTGCCTTATTTGTGGATGCAAACCTTGGCATTCACATTGATTCAGTTTTTCTATCAAGTACTCACCATGACTCCATGTCCCATTTGGTTCAAATATAAACACGCATGTGGAGCATTTGTGGTGTTTATATTCTTATGGGCTTCCTATAATGGTGCTACTTACTATATTGATGTGTTTGGTAAACGTCTTGAGAAGGAAGTCgataaattgaagaaagaagtaATCAATTTGcaacaagaaaatgaaaaaataaaaaactcACCAGTTCAGAGACCAGTGAATGGAAGCGTTGACGATGTTGGTGCATTGGATGAAGATTTAAATTCAGAACTGAAAGAGAAGGAACAAGTTGAAAGTACCGATGATAAAGGTGTGACACCTTGA